The Hyla sarda isolate aHylSar1 chromosome 3, aHylSar1.hap1, whole genome shotgun sequence genome contains the following window.
ttgggtgcgtcttatacgccggtgcgtcctatagggcgaaaaatacggtatatatatatatatatatatatatatatatatatataaaggagacTGATAATtcataaaatgtacagtaaaaATAGCCAATTAATTTTTTTGGCCAGAAAATGATTCTGTGGTCACACAATATAACAAATATAGAAGGAATCAATGACACCGTCTAGTTCTTGATACTAATATGTGTTATCAATAGGTAGGTGAAAGCAAGGTTAACCTCCATGAATCGGTTCTGCGGCTGCATTGTATTGAAGGTTACGAAACATAGGAACAGTTTAAGAAAAGGTCTATGCTTTGTGCAaataccctttaaaaaaataatgaaagcaTTGAAGAGAGGCAGCGCGCTGTATAAGAGGTCTGGGGAAATGTATAAGTAAATGTCAATCACGGAAAAATTGGAAATCTCTGAGGCATAAAGGATTTTTATTGTAATTACAGGAGAAGGTGCGGGTTATTTCATGCCTATAGATCCCTTATCAGAAAATATACACTTGTATCCATTATTCCTTAAAGTCACATAATTCACTGCAAAATAGTATTTGTGTAGAAAAAGTCTTATATGAAGTATCTCTGAAATGTTCTATGTATTTGAACTATTCCGTATACGTTTATAGATAAAGAAGGTCCATGGTCCATGCCTGACCTGCTTGTATCCCCCATACATTAAACCATTCACTGTTTATAGCTGTAGGTTGAAGATTTATTCGCCATCTGTCAATGGAGAGTTGGGAGGCCCCCCATACGACCCGCTATGATCCATTTCCTGATGAGCTTTTGACTTCCAACTCTCCCCTACATAAACAGAGAATTAGAAAGTACAACTTTTTATTCTCCTTCCCAAATTCAAATAAATGTACCCCAAATATTGCATATAGAATATAGCCAAAAGCCTGGACTGTAGTATATTCCATCAAAGCACTGGCCCTCATATTCTAACCAATGAAAGTGAAGCCTTTAAACCCTTAAAACTATTTATATGGCCTTGACAATGAAAGGGtaaaaaaagttgtccagttgggACAGCCTCTACCAacctttaaagtttattttttataaagtctTCTGAATAATGCAGGGTTAGATGGGAATGACAGAGAATTGGAGACATTTCAAATGGTTTAGAGGAAAGGAGATGTACATGATATTCAGAGCCAGCAAGTTTCTTAAAAGGAAAAATGAATATTAGGAATCATAAAATGGGTTTttcatatggttacaatgatatgCTCTCTGTGCACTCACCCACGGCATTCATTGGCATGTAAATGAAGGGGCAGGGCAAACTGAGAATAtgcaggaggcaggggagctgggttaGTGGGCTCCCTGCCTCTATTGTTCACTGGAGCGCAATGCAGCAGGAAAATGACAGTGTCATAACTCAGGAAATACTCAACGGATTTAAGTAAatgacccctctttgtaaagctgttcacgCACACTATGACCCAGTATATTGGATTTATTGCAGGTAaacagggtgtcagattctctttaaagcaTAATTTTATGTGTAGGCCCCCTAGTCCCTTTGTGTACCTTTTTACTTTCCCAGAAATGGTCCTTTGTGTATCTTTCCCTTCAAGAATGTTTTTTGTCTGTTTCGCACCTAACTTCCAATCAGTTCTAGATGGTCTTGTATGAAGCTGCTAGATTCTGATTGGAGATGACACGCTACAGGTATCAGGGACCTCCTAATGTCTATCTATAAAGTCTCCCACACATCACAGTGTTTGTGTCTGTTCTTCACAACCCCTTATATACTATCCCTTTTCTTAAATGGCTTTTTGCAAATTTGGAAGCTCACAGACAAAGAAGATTCCTGGTTTTAGGGATCATAACCAAATATTACCTAAACACAGAAGACAGAATTGACATTACTTTCGACCaaaggaaaaaagttaataagtcATTTTCCCATTTATTCTTTTTCCTTCTTTTATGGAAATTCAATCTGCATCCTTAATAagatttataatacaatacagaaatttaggtgcactactgtggtagatgtatacaatgacattggctatccctcaacactgatgttaaaattgagacattcgccattgtatccttatatgaaggacacaccagagcccccacaccaacgccaaggtttctcaaatggcacgggacctaacgctaacctacctgtgcgtgaacagcaaaaaccaggggccagtgggcaattacagcagcactaggccgacatgcagcctgctcccagttacctccagcgtgactgagcacacatacaatgggagaagGGAgaaaggctacaagccccacccaagttggctgatataggtgcatggcctcacaggtgcaaccctaatgctgcctggaaaatgttcaaggcgcagtcacactggagggaactgggagcaggctgcatgtcggcctagtgctgctgtaattgcccactggcccctgttttgcttatcacgcacaggtaggttagcgttaggtcccgtgccatttgagaaatcttggcgttggtgtgcgggctctggtgtgtccttcacatAAGGATACACTGGGGAATGTCtctattttaacatcagtgttaagggattagccaatgtcattgtttacatctaccacagtagtgcacctaaatttctgtattgtattattctaattgttacacatccacaccgtttatctggtgtaggattctattgtggcacttgtagtccactgcaggcatcctccattgtatgcattttatgctggggatcgcccctagcagcagactacaagggcaggatctgctccatgGGAAGGGAAGTACAACTATTTTCAACAATGTTTTTAGGAACACAGAGGAGTTGGTGCCCATGGACTTACCTATAATCATAGCAGCGACAGTCATAGAGCTCAGAGGTTAAAGAGAACATTTTACCTTTTTGTAGGGAataacacatatacaatataggCCTATTATACATTTAATTATTGATTCTTTTGCTCCTGTTTGTAATGACAACAGTTGGTCACTAGATGGCAGAACTAAGCCTCACCTATAGCAGCCACCTGTCCTGGGTTCTAACTGTTGCCCGCAAGTACTCAGATCTTCCAAGAATTTTGCTGAATAGTATAGTAAGTGGTCAATTGTAAGAAGCAATACAAAGCATGTATCAGTACTGGCAGGTAACAAGAAAAATAATAGCAACTCACCAATAGATGCCTTGAACCATATAAGATAGAATGGATGAAGGCACAAACAATTGATGATGATCCAGTCAAGAGGGAAACAGGACTGACCCTAATTAGCTCTCTCTAACCTTGCCTTTGACCTAGTCCTAAAACAGTAACCTAACATTAAATAAACTAACTCCACTATCCTTGCAATGTCTCAATGGAGGCCACGGACTACCTCTCCTTAGCAGAAACAACAAGAAACCACTAGGACCCAGAGAAGCAAAGCACAGCAGAAAATTCAAACACAGGAACTCACAACAAGACTAAATGAGCAAAATGGCAGCTCTTTCTAAATATAGTCCGATAAGGTGCATGACAAAAGAAATGTGTATCCATAGAATAGGAAACCAGCTAAAACACAGCAACAGAGTACAGGAACACTGAAGAAATGCCTTAATGACCAACATGTTTCTAACCTTCCGTCCCTTCTTCATCACTAACcatataggatttttttttttttgtattatttgattcggtataaaaaaattatacataaaaTAGTTCAAACATTTAAATCCTCCAACCCTTCAATTTACAGGGTGTGCCCCAATACCTATTTGACAGTCCCCCTTTCACTGTGCCAGCCTACAGAGAGTGGTACAGCCCTGCAGAAGCCCTCATACCAGTGTAGGTAGAAGAAGATCCCGGCACACCAAAGTTAGatgcaaatattttttcttttatttaagcATAAGGTAACGCAGCACCGGCCTCtacagcctttttcaactgcagTGTAACCACATCTGCTATgtaggaccacagttttttttttctagtcccAAACAAATTTAGAACTGATTAATGATCATAAGGTTTCATAAGAACAAGAATCAGCTTAGAAGTTTCTTCAAGTGAGGAGAGAAGGGCTGATAAACCCATCAGAGAATAGCTTCCCTGATAGACTCTCCACTGAATGGGACACAGTAAGAGGCTGTAAAAGAGAAACTGAGCATAAATGTTAATAAGGACCTGTGGTAAAATAGTTTTTTGTACTTACAAATTTACAAAGccaaaataacaaaaacaaacaaagaaaaatgcaTTCAAAGCTGTCCACAGCTAATGCCATTATATGTGAATGTTTTTCTGGGCTAGTGAGGGTCCAAAATTGTCCTAACTGATAGCATGCAGAAATATGTTTAGCACATTTTACACTGCCTTGGTTGCAGTGATGATGTTTTAATGTTTTGGaaattagatttatttttatGTCACAAACTTGTGTTTGTTTGAAATGACAGCCATGTTGCTTTACATTTCACAAAGGATATTAATAGATCTAGTGTCAACTTCTTGGATTTAACCAACTGGATTGATATAAAAGTTGAGATGCGGATGTTCTGCAAACCAACCGCGACTAATAACTTATCAGCGTGGGATAGCTTTCATCTTTCTTATTGGAGAAACAATATCCCACTGGGTCAATATCTGCAAGCCAGGCGAAATTTCACACAAGAGGATGTTTATTTAGAGGAATGTACAGTGGCTTTAGACAGCAGGGTTATCCAAGAAGGGTTTTGAAATAGGATAACACACAGCAGAAATAGAGAAACTATTTAGAATCTTAATAGATTAGCAATGAATATATAAACTTTAGTGATAAAGGCTGAGCGATAAGATGTATTGGAACATGGGATTCATGGGCATTGACATATCCTTACTACAGATCTTGGTTGAAATTGTCATTTTTAAATATGGGACTGTTACAAACAGCAGAAGGAaaaacttaaaggaaatctgtcatcggtATGATCCGCATTAACCTGTTATACTGGCTTGTAGTGGGGGTGAGACTGATCAAAACGATACTTACCTCGTTATGATCCGTCACTGCGTTCCGCCGTTATTCTGCTTTTTCgtgatatgcaaatgagctgctagcTCTCTCTCTAACACATACGCCGTTGTGTCAGAGAGAGGGCGAGCAGGGAGGGGGGGATATGAATATTGATAAGCTGGGTGGAGCATTGACCCTGCAGCGGTAACACCACCATGCCCcaagcagctcatttgcataccAAGAAAAAGCAAAATAACGGTAGAATGCAATGACAGATTGGGATGAGGTAAGTATCATTTTggtcagtgtcatctgcactacaaGCCAGtataacaggttagtgcgggtgatactgatgacacatttcctttaattAAATAGGAATTTGTCTTTTTCTGTACAATTTATTGATATTTATTCAAAGATTTTATGGAATAGATGTCTATAGTTCAATATATTGTTGTATACTCATTACCAGAATTTATTGTGAGCTGTAAAATTATGATACAATCACAATGACTGGCTTAAAAGAGTATATTAACACTTACAAGAATACGTTTATTGACAATGGCCCAGATGTAtctaactgtgtgagagaaaaaaataaagggatttccccacagcaaccaatgacAGTTCAGCTTGCACTCTTttccagagctcgttagctgagctatgattggttgctgtggaaaaatctggGCCACTGACTTTATAGGTAAGCTCTTTTTAAATAgacaaaatatacatatttttttatgttgaaGATTTAAAAACTCACAGAATTGTGCTCATATAGTTGTATGTTGCTAAATAGGCATACAGTGGTATATCTGAAGCAAATGTAATCTATATGTAAGTGGGTGATACTATGGGCAGCCTGCTCGAGCTTTCCCTGGTGATAACAGCTGGTTTCTGAAAAAAGACCTGTGGCAACTTATTTGAAGGGATCTTCACAGAGCAGAgccttctctctctttctgcttTCAGCAGGAAGGGCTCTTGCTCTGTAATTGACATTACAGACACACTGGTTGTGGCAAGCTACTAGCATTTTGCATGACTCACTGACACTGACACAGCTTGCACACAAGCAGATGAGCCCATGAGTCTGAAGTGCCAGTGAATTTGTTTACATGAGGATACGGTTCCCGtccctcttctgctctgtgcagaggGATTGTGTGAAGTCAGCAGCAGCCCATGCACTGCTTCAGAGTATGGAAAGGTAGTTTTCAGCTTAAACGACCAGCAGTAAACAGGAGGCAGAGAATGAAAAGGAGGGGAGtttgaaaattatatatatttacatggcctataattttaaaaaaattattcggaAAATTGGAATTCTCCTTTAATGCAAGGCCAGATTTAATGATACGGGGGCTGTCTTAATAAGATAAGATTCTCCTAAAAGCAGTTTTCTTGAGGAAACAAACCCTTTAAGTTAGGTATGCGTGGTGTGATATTCTGTAAGATTCAGTAAAGCTTCAACCTTATGTAATTATAGTTTTGAAAGCCCTAATGATTATTTTCAAGCCTTTAAGGTATTTAATATCTAACTATCACAGAAAATCTGTCATAgagtgtcacctgcacttacctgttgtacagacaggtagtgcaagtgaaactgataagaactatacttacctggtcctgttccgTGCTCTGGTTCTTCCACAGTCTTTAGCCGCATCTTTATAttgccgctgctgttctctgctgggtcccgctgctagcaaacagcagcagtgacctCAGGAACTCCActcatgctccaagtcggccctGGCACTGAAGGTATGGTAGAAGATTGTAGGAGAACCAAAGAACAGAACGGGACCAcgtaagtattgttgtcatcagtgtcacctgcattacctCTCTGTGCCGACaggtttgtgtaggtgacactgatgacagatttcctttaaccataTGAAAAAAGAGGATGGTGTACTTGTTTCTCCAGTCTCCCTTCCGTTATCCTTAGGTTAATTTCCCACACCCTTGTTGTAGGAATCACAAGGCGCTGTTTTGGCAAAGCAGAATTGGTTGTTGTTGTAGTACCATAAATAATAAACAATTTATTGGATGAGCCCATCCAGCTCACCTTCAATTCAGTCACAGCAGCTCCATGTAGGAACtgccccactcagccaatcagtgtcCACGGCAGTGTCCTGCCTCTGTCAATTATTGGCTGAGCGGAGCAGTTCCTGCAAAGTCACTATCACAGGAACCTGTGAAAAGCCGATAGGCCCGGGAACTGAAAGCCACCATGACTGCAGCAGTGGGGGGAGAGGGATGGGTGTGTTtagcttgtttttttatttttactacacACCACCAATGGATATttcctttaaataggcactgtctgtcattaaaacaaattgttgctattgcactccttatggtaaataaaaatttttttaatgtactttgtttaaaaaaaaaataaaaaaaaacttttctatgttttatttgtgtttaaaaaagctgtcactaggtgtctccctacttgtccagagcacattttccagagcacatctcttgcacagacttaggTCTCCTGCTGGccgggcagaagtccaaaatcaggaaatacagtctggagtgctgaggggtgtgtgtgcagccttagccaatcatagctcatctcacacactgaactgctctgggctgtgtgtagcagagtgagggaaaaAGTTGTCGCCtgcatggcttcagatgatgtcatgcctgatgGGGAACGCCCGTTACCTCTCTGTGCttttgactgagactgagcagaaaatacagagcaagattaaggtagaaaactaatggggcagtgaactgggaggatcatAACATTTaagaagatcatgacaggtactctttaaagtaagGTATGGAGCCAATCTGTTCTAGACTCTTCTGTTTCCAGGGTATTATAGCAATAACATGACCTGGCTCTATTATACATATGCCCTTAGAATTTACCTAAAACTTCTTTATAAAGAAATTATATTCCTGTAAATGTGTAACACTTGTgctaaaacctttttattttattcataggTGAAATGTAAACCTTTTCGCCCCTAAGCCACAAGCAATCAAGATGGTTTATGGAGAATTCTTTCATAGAACCAAAAGTGACGATGAAGTGGTAAAGCTGAATGTTGGGGGCTACAAGCAATGTGTGGATCAGAGAACCCTCCAAAAATTTCCTCACACCAGACTTGGGAAGCTACTCAATTGCCATTCCGAAGAAGCCATACTAGAACTCTGCGATGACTACAATGTAGCAGATAAGGAATATTACTTTGACCGCAACCCTTCTCTATTTAGATATATATTGAACTTTTACTACACGGGAAAGCTTCAtgtcatggaggagctgtgtgtgtTCTCATTTTGCCAAGAGATAGAATACTGGGGCATCAATGAGCTCTTCATCGATTCTTGTTGTAGTAACAGATatcaggaaaaaaaggaaattatctCAGAAAAAGACTGGGATGATAAAAGTGACGTCATAAGTTTGGGCTCATCTTCTGACCAGTCATCTGTTTTTGAAAAAGAACTGGAAATGTTCGATTCTATAAAATTTGGAAATATTCGTAGGAAAATATGGATCCGACTAGAAAACCCTGGATTCTCTGTAACTGCTAAGCTTTTTGCCATCTCTTCATTAAGTGTAGTCTTAACCTCTATTGTAGCTATGTGCATCCACAGTATGCCCGAGTTCCACAGGTTCGATAACAATGATCGCGAAATAGAAGATCCGGTCCTCGAAGTGGTGGAGATCATTTGTATAGTGTTTTTCACCGCTGAGCTTGTTGTGCGAATTGCTGTTGCTCCTTCTCAGAAAAGATTCTGGAAGAACCCCATGAACATTATAGATTTTGTCTCCATTATACCATTTTATGCCACCTTGGTTGTAGACACAAAGGATGACGAGAATGAAGGCATAGAGAACATGGGAAAAGTTGTTCAAATACTGCGACTTATGAGGATATTTCGGATTCTAAAGCTGGCTAGACATTCTGTTGGGTTAAGATCTTTAGGAGCTACTTTAAGACATAGTTACCATGAGGTTGGGCTTTTACTTTTATTCTTGGCTGTTGGGATTTCAATATTTTCAGTCCTTGTTTATTATCTTGAAAAAGACGATGAATTGTCTCCTCTTGAGAACATTCCTATCTGCTGGTGGTGGGCTACCATTAGTATGACCACTGTGGGATATGGTGACACTCACCCGGTAACTTTATACGGGAAGCTTGTTGGCAGTGTTTGCATTATTTGTGGAATATTAGTGGTTGCTCTTCCTATAACGATTATTTTTAACAAATTTTCTAAATATTATCAAAAGCAGAAAGCAATGGATGCGGACGGGTGTAATGAAGATGAGCCAAAGGATACATTTAATGATCTCCCTTATTTTAACATTAGAGATATATATGCAAGAAGGATGAATTCTTTCATTTCCAGTCTTTCGTCTGTAGGCATTATTGCTAGCAATGACTCAACAGATGCTTCCAGTATCCAAGAAATGGAGGATGCATTCAACACATCCTTCAAGTGACAATGAGGAGTCTTATTTTCTATGCTTGTCATGATTTTTCAATCCTGTCACCTCTTGCTACCTCCGTCTCCAGGACTTAGAAGCTTTTTAAGTTTCCAAGTGTCATTTGGTTCTTCGTAGCACTTAATCCTCAGGGTATGACTCATAGCCATATTTTAGAACATATAATGCTACTATATTGTATTCAATACTATAGCacatgctttattttattttttttagaagtttATAATTTGCatctttaatgttttatttttatacataaatttttatgaaaaaaattgaataatATTTTATGGAATGCACATGGGATACAGCAGATATTTATTTTACCATTTAATGAAGGTTTATAGTCAGTTCGCTATAGTGGGTCAGCTTTTGGTTTTCATGGGATACCTCCAAGCTAATTCTTTTAATTCTGAAATGTATATCATTGTAGGGGTTGTACAGCAAAAAAGGGTACAGCTCTCTGGTCTTTTCGCTGCACAATCCCTTAAAACAACAACCTACCTGCAATTACAAGAATCGTTACATTTGTCTGGGCTCTCCGGCAACAAGGAAGTAATACCATGGAGAACTTTGTATGAGTAATTCTGTTTTATTTACAATTCTGTTCACGGGGGACTCAACTCAACTTGACACTTTGCTGAGAACTAAAAATGCAAAGTTTGGTAACCACCATCACCTCTAGGAAAGGTACAGGTAACAGCTATTCAATGGTGTCTGCAGTTCTTATCAGCAGAtaaagctgacagatttcctttaaaggggtactcatcccctagacatcttaccccctttccaaaggataggggataagttgtctgatcgcaggggccccgccgtttgcccccccccccccgcaatctttgtgcagcacccagtgctctgaaagttattttcagaatgctgggtttgggcggctgaagttgtgatgtcacaccacgcccccgcttgatgtcacgtcacgccccctacattcatgccctgacactgccacgccccctcccatagacatgaatggagggggtatggcaTGACGTCATAAGGGGACATGGTGTACATTTCAGAACTCCGCccctgggaccccagtgatcagacatcttacctcctatcctttgggtagattataagatgtctagaggcggagtacccctttaaatgccaatTTTAGATTTTCACAGTGATCATCTTTTTCAGCATATTAAGTGGTGATTTGTGACTAGTTGGATACATTCTACAACCAATCACATGCCATAGCCCTCATGTATATGGGCATAATATGACTCTGTCTAAGCTGTTCAGGACTGTAACCTCTGTATGCCTCTATTTTATTCAAAATTTTGGTGAAAATCAGATATGTGAAACTATTCACCCTTAGAGGAATTGCTTCTAAGCAAAGGACACCTTGTAAAACGGCGCCTTATAGTGCACTATTTGGTGGCGCATGAAGTGCCTACAGTTACATATGACAGAGCTGCAGAGACTTGTCCATACAGCCTTCTGCACTAGATGGTGCTCAGTGTATGGGGCCTTACTGTGAATCTTTCATATCCCACTCTTTTTCTGGCTCTTTAGTGTCTCCAAGGGGCTTTACTGTTTCTCATCCAAGAGATGCAGTTGTGTATGGAGACTtatttttaggcaaaaatgtGCATATCAGAACTTTCAGCTGGTTTCCTCAATGAGGGATAATTTGAGAGATAATTTGCTCCAAAGTGTAAAATTCTACAATTGTCATTTACAGAAGACCTCCCAAATGttctttaaagtgtccctgtcatttaaacaaacttttgacatgtcacagagacatgtgaaaagttttgatcggtcgggtTTAAGTGCTGTTACCTCCAGCATTCTTTACACCCTGGTTCACTGTAACCTTCGTCCAATTTCACTAGATATGCTCCATAATAAATTAATGGAGCCCATCTAGTGGAACTGGACAGAAATCTCAGCAAGCCGGAAAATTAAGCACTTAAGCATGTGTTTCAATCCGCTTGTTCTAATGATTGGTGGGAGTCTCagcactctttaaaggggtactccagtgacatttattttttttaaatcaactggtgtcagaaagttaaacagatttgtaaattaaaaacaaaaggaaaaatagccagcacaacaacctaatacacaggtgtccgctgctgtggcaaatacaaaatgtacaaaaaatggaggctcttagcgcactttttgagttatcatgttagggtcccatccgatatgaggccacctccgcgtgttggatggggggacacattttgatcaaaaagtgcgctaagagcctccattttttgacctagagtgctgttgcaactttcttttttgtacagatttgtaaattacttctatttaaaatttttaatcctttcagtacttattagctgttgcatgctccagaggaagttcttttcttttaaaatgtcttttctgtctgacctcagtgctctctgctgacacctctgtgcatgtcaggaactgttcagagaagaagcaaatccccatagcaaacctatcctgctgttGACAGTtgcagagacagacagaggtgtcagcagagagcactgtggtcagacagaaaagaaatttaaaaagaaaagaactgccacg
Protein-coding sequences here:
- the KCNS3 gene encoding potassium voltage-gated channel subfamily S member 3 — its product is MVYGEFFHRTKSDDEVVKLNVGGYKQCVDQRTLQKFPHTRLGKLLNCHSEEAILELCDDYNVADKEYYFDRNPSLFRYILNFYYTGKLHVMEELCVFSFCQEIEYWGINELFIDSCCSNRYQEKKEIISEKDWDDKSDVISLGSSSDQSSVFEKELEMFDSIKFGNIRRKIWIRLENPGFSVTAKLFAISSLSVVLTSIVAMCIHSMPEFHRFDNNDREIEDPVLEVVEIICIVFFTAELVVRIAVAPSQKRFWKNPMNIIDFVSIIPFYATLVVDTKDDENEGIENMGKVVQILRLMRIFRILKLARHSVGLRSLGATLRHSYHEVGLLLLFLAVGISIFSVLVYYLEKDDELSPLENIPICWWWATISMTTVGYGDTHPVTLYGKLVGSVCIICGILVVALPITIIFNKFSKYYQKQKAMDADGCNEDEPKDTFNDLPYFNIRDIYARRMNSFISSLSSVGIIASNDSTDASSIQEMEDAFNTSFK